In Archangium violaceum, the following are encoded in one genomic region:
- a CDS encoding TetR family transcriptional regulator → MEIANAAMQLFLTRGFDATTTEQIAAAAGISTRSFFRYFETKEDVVLGYLSETGLALQQALEARPLSESPWAALRRAFDVVCEGTKRDPERALRGARMLAQTPSLRARHTEKQMQWHDALVPAIVKRLPPRAGSPQGDPRAAAIVAAALACLDAALAAWTASGGKADMGALLDDAIQAVRHP, encoded by the coding sequence GTGGAGATCGCGAATGCGGCCATGCAGCTCTTCCTCACGCGGGGCTTCGATGCGACGACCACCGAGCAGATCGCCGCCGCGGCGGGAATCTCCACGAGGAGTTTCTTCCGCTATTTCGAGACGAAGGAGGACGTGGTCCTCGGGTACTTGTCCGAAACGGGGCTCGCCCTGCAGCAGGCGCTGGAGGCGCGTCCACTCTCCGAGAGCCCCTGGGCCGCCCTGCGCCGCGCCTTCGACGTGGTGTGCGAGGGCACGAAGCGCGACCCGGAACGCGCTCTCCGAGGCGCCCGGATGCTCGCGCAGACCCCGTCGCTTCGGGCGCGGCACACGGAGAAGCAGATGCAGTGGCACGACGCGCTCGTGCCCGCCATCGTGAAGCGCCTCCCGCCGCGTGCCGGGTCACCGCAGGGGGACCCTCGTGCGGCCGCCATCGTGGCCGCGGCCCTGGCGTGTCTGGATGCCGCGCTCGCAGCGTGGACGGCATCCGGAGGCAAGGCGGATATGGGGGCCCTTCTTGATGACGCGATCCAGGCGGTCCGTCACCCATAA
- a CDS encoding TetR/AcrR family transcriptional regulator, with the protein MTQNDDDAVAVEPAQPGRKRDHSRDAKILDATLEVLAEVGAAGLTMDIVAARAGAGKATIYRRWTSKTELVIDAVAHMKRNQVDLERLPDTGTLRGDLLGLFKPQSIEESERKLKIMTGLASLLSQDQALADAANAAVVQPWAEAHFALMRRAVERGEISASADIGTLSQVIPSMAAYRTLVQRKPIDLAFLVSMVDGVIVPALRRQPSEVPPDSTGHRPVPTTSRVDEPPSPRRAASVRKRSKI; encoded by the coding sequence ATGACTCAGAACGATGACGACGCCGTTGCCGTCGAGCCTGCACAGCCAGGACGCAAGCGAGACCACTCGCGCGACGCAAAGATTCTCGACGCCACGCTCGAGGTTCTCGCCGAGGTGGGCGCAGCGGGCCTGACAATGGACATCGTGGCCGCGCGAGCCGGAGCAGGGAAGGCGACCATCTACCGCCGATGGACGTCGAAGACAGAGCTGGTCATCGACGCCGTCGCGCACATGAAACGCAATCAGGTCGATCTCGAGCGTCTGCCCGACACGGGCACGCTCCGCGGAGACCTGCTCGGCCTGTTCAAGCCGCAGTCGATCGAAGAAAGCGAGCGCAAGCTCAAGATCATGACGGGGCTCGCCTCGTTGCTCTCGCAAGACCAGGCGCTCGCCGACGCAGCAAACGCCGCGGTGGTTCAACCGTGGGCCGAAGCGCACTTCGCGCTGATGCGGCGAGCGGTCGAACGCGGTGAGATCTCGGCGTCCGCCGACATCGGCACTCTGTCCCAGGTCATCCCGTCGATGGCCGCCTACCGCACCCTGGTTCAGCGCAAGCCGATCGACCTGGCCTTCCTCGTGTCGATGGTTGACGGAGTCATCGTGCCAGCCCTGCGGCGTCAGCCCTCGGAGGTACCACCCGATTCGACAGGTCACAGACCTGTTCCCACCACCTCACGGGTCGACGAGCCCCCGTCGCCCCGACGAGCCGCGAGCGTGCGGAAACGCTCGAAAATCTGA